In a genomic window of Amblyomma americanum isolate KBUSLIRL-KWMA chromosome 4, ASM5285725v1, whole genome shotgun sequence:
- the LOC144129998 gene encoding solute carrier organic anion transporter family member 4A1-like yields the protein MTLISGDRQRFPRDDSVSSLGTMTNSQSNEPLVVGKPPVIPDPVGIPDTAVHPRGMVADYGEDAGGTCGWGCLRPSWLQRFRTPPWVLFFLCWAGFLQGLIVNGFVNVVITTIERRFQLRSSESGLVASGYDIASFLLLAPISYFGGTRSKPLFVGVGCLVLGLGAFVFSLPHFLAGTYAFSTEDDRESLCRLAANATEGFCGSREVGSLNQYKYMFLAGQMLHGAGATPFFTLGCTYLDEIVSTKMSSVYIGIFYTMAIIGPALGYILGGQFLKIYTDLSVDASALGLTPSSGVWVGAWWIGFVVSSVTALLAAVPISAFPKVLPGSLKLQAQKKSEMHQKLQKSEAVQSGFGARAKDLPASFKILITNPTFVFLSLAGATEGMLVSGLATFLPKVIEFQFSIAASLAALIMGVNRNFLHRGKILGSEVRSQEKRLLTTLCSAAVDHQIRLRHLVAAKRHDLKFSLQRVDSENDSSNPGSTEDVTKTTKHRKTLKERLKLLKKPSTPEPKHDSDKEEKSGTLRSKLSKAFRSSSKEKIDTPSPSASERRPVLAQQKLEPVQERARVERSNSLSAKKDKGSKKSLLGRFTSKESPAKTTPPESPNSKPPATPVKGRKGSFPNETPV from the exons ATGACGCTCATCAGCGGAGACAGACAGCGGTTCCCGCGAGACGACAGCGTCTCCAGCCTCGGTACCATGACCAACTCGCAAAGCAACGAGCCCCTGGTGGTCGGCAAGCCTCCCGTCATCCCAGACCCCGTGGGTATACCCGACACCGCAGTGCATCCTAGGGGAATGGTCGCCGACTATGGCGAAGACGCGGGCGGGACCTGCGGTTGGGGTTGCCTACGACCCAGCTGGCTCCAGCGTTTCCGCACGCCTCCGTGGGTGCTGTTCTTCCTGTGCTGGGCGGGGTTCCTGCAGGGACTCATCGTGAACGGCTTCGTCAACGTGGTCATCACCACCATCGAGCGGCGCTTCCAGCTGCGCAGCTCCGAGAGCGGCCTTGTGGCCAGCGGGTACGACATCGCGTCCTTCCTGCTCCTGGCGCCCATCAGCTACTTCGGCGGCACCCGGAGCAAGCCGCTGTTCGTGGGCGTCGGCTGCCTCGTGCTGGGCCTCGGTGCCTTCGTCTTCTCGCTGCCGCACTTCCTGGCCGGTACGTACGCCTTCAGCACCGAGGACGACCGGGAGAGCCTCTGCCGCCTGGCGGCCAACGCCACCGAGGGTTTCTGCGGGAGCAGGGAGGTGGGCTCCCTGAACCAGTACAAGTACATGTTCCTCGCGGGACAGATGCTGCACGGTGCCGGGGCGACACCCTTCTTCACGCTTGGCTGTACTTACCTGGACGAGATCGTGTCTACGAAGATGTCCTCTGTGTACATTG GTATTTTCTATACCATGGCGATCATCGGCCCTGCACTTGGCTATATTCTAGGAGGCCAATTTCTGAAGATATACACCGACCTCTCCGTAGATGCTTCAGC ATTAGGCTTGACGCCCTCCAGTGGTGTCTGGGTGGGCGCCTGGTGGATTGGTTTCGTCGTGTCCTCCGTAACGGCTCTTCTTGCTGCCGTCCCCATTAGTGCCTTCCCCAAGGTCCTCCCAG GTTCATTAAAGCTGCAGGCTCAGAAGAAATCCGAGATGCACCAGAAGCTTCAGAAGAGCGAAGCGGTGCAGAGCGGCTTCGGGGCCCGCGCCAAGGATCTCCCGGCATCCTTCAAGATACTCATCACCAACCCGACCTTTGTGTTCCTAAGCTTGGCCGGAGCCACCGAAG GTATGCTGGTATCTGGCCTGGCGACATTCCTTCCTAAAGTTATTGAGTTCCAGTTCAGCATCGCGGCCAGTTTAGCGGCCCTAATAATGG gtgTCAACCGCAAT TTTCTTCATCGTGGCAAAATTCTGGGATCAGAAGTGCGAAGTCAAGAAAAGCGTTTGTTGACCACCCTTTGCTCTGCTGCTGTTGATCATCAAATCCGCTTACGCCACTTGGTCGCAGCAAAACGTCACGATTTGAAATTCTCGTTGCAGCGGGTTGACTCAGAGAACGACTCCAGCAATCCGGGAAGCACCGAAGACGTCACCAAGACGACGAAGCACCGCAAGACTCTCAAGGAGCGCCTAAAGCTGCTCAAGAAGCCGTCAACCCCagaaccaaagcatgattcag ACAAAGAGGAAAAGTCTGGAACTCTCAGATCCAAGCTGTCGAAGGCGTTCCGCTCCAGCAGCAAGGAGAAAATCGACACCCCGTCGCCGAGTGCGTCTGAAAGGAGGCCCGTGCTGGCGCAGCAGAAGCTGGAGCCAGTCCAGGAACGGGCCCGCGTCGAG CGTTCGAACTCCCTGTCGGCCAAGAAGGACAAAGGAAGCAAGAAGTCACTCCTGGGACGCTTCACCTCCAAGGAGAGCCCGGCCAAGACCACGCCCCCGGAATCACCAAACTCCAAACCGCCCGCCACGCCGGTCAAAGGCCGCAAGGGCTCCTTCCCGAACGAGACGCCAGTTTGA